One segment of Candidatus Micrarchaeum acidiphilum ARMAN-2 DNA contains the following:
- a CDS encoding thioredoxin gives MAVADVNSRDFEDEVLKSKIPVVVDIWAEWCGPCRMFSPIVDEVSEEYKGKVKFVKLNADENEEIAAKYNIMSIPTALLIEKGNVKAVNVGAIPKEPFKKWIDSNL, from the coding sequence ATGGCAGTAGCAGACGTAAATTCGAGGGATTTTGAGGATGAAGTACTTAAGTCTAAGATACCGGTCGTAGTAGACATATGGGCCGAATGGTGCGGACCGTGCAGGATGTTTTCACCTATTGTGGATGAGGTTTCTGAAGAGTACAAAGGCAAGGTAAAGTTTGTAAAGCTAAACGCAGACGAGAACGAGGAGATAGCTGCGAAATACAACATAATGAGCATACCGACCGCGCTACTCATAGAAAAAGGGAATGTGAAGGCGGTGAATGTCGGGGCAATACCAAAAGAGCCGTTTAAGAAGTGGATAGACTCAAATCTGTAA